tacAAAGTTGCACTTTAtctagaaataaattatttgatttatatatatatatgtgttttttctttttattaagacatgatatttttttggtttaaatgataaaagttgataaattataaaaaaaatgtgatCAACATGCGAGAATAATACTTATATTATTGAATCTCAAACACTATTGATGATTTAAGATAATTGGCTAAGAGATcaattgagtcttagcttgattGGTATTGATATTATCATCAATGCAGAAAGACGTAGATTCAAATGTGTTATAATAAaatacattatcctcctatttaaatattaatgaggGACTTCAAATAACTCTagatattgtaaaaaaaaagtaaatatgataaaaactagaaataaaaatatgattttaattttaaaattactcaaaagaaaataaaaaggtaataGAACAAAATGCGGCTAAAAGTTATATTTGTTGGGTTCAACAATAATTGCCCTGTACACGTGAAGCGTTCTTAGTTTAATCTATATACGTTTTATACTGGTGGAGTTATAAAATGAAGGGTAAATGTGGACTCCAACCAAATCTTTTAAGGACTTTTGACTCTTTCTTTAAccttcctttttctcttttaacaaaaatcacttacaaccTAAATTaactccttttttttaaaaaaaatttgaaaaacctatataataaataaaattaaaaatttgttttcaataataaaaatatgctggtgcattattttcttataatagaaacataaaaaaataaaataaaataaaatttgtattgATTCCAACCATGATAAGaaaatttgatattaaaaaaaagaagaatatttttatgtttgaatgAGGGTAATTTATAAAAGAGGAAGTAAACAAAATCTTAAAAATGGAAAGCCCATTTTGGTGCTTAGCGGTACATCAATTTCATATCAGCAAAACGATTGCGAGGGAAAATTGAATGattagtgtttaggttaaaattaagAAATTCATAAAACAATGAAGCTACGATGAACAACATTAGTGTGTTACGCATATTCTACCAATCaatgtcacaaaatttcatcattcttaCTTTTAAATTAAAGATGAAGAAGCTCAATCTGAAATATGGAATAAAAATCCAACTTATGTTTTACTAATTGGAAGCTTAAACAATTTTACTTCaaactaaactaaattaaattttagctatttttactTGTTGAGCTAGGGTGGGACCAATTGCATCCCTAGAAAAACACGTGGTGCTTTCTTGCAATAAAACATGGACATGGGATATGGGAAGGGAGCCGCGTAAGGGAGAGGGAAAGTCACTGATGTCTTTCACACTTCTACAGCGTTTATTCATTGAAccaaaacaagtaaaaaaaagaTCCCAGGAAGTTGGCGCCACCGGCCACCGGAATAGTTGGGttttaaaataagataaatgtTGAAAGCAAGGACTTGATAGCATGGTTGCAGTTAGTAGCAGTTGCATTAGTTGACCACCAACACCACCCGATTTTGTAACGCGAATTAAGTGAAAAGGCATCATAACATAGATGTGGAATGCCGCCAAGTATCTGAGTAGGTGAAATGCACTAACAATCCCTTAATTTGTAGTTAGGTTAGGCTTGCTGCAATAACTATACAAAGAGAAGCTAGTGGTTCAccttattagtttttttattgcTTCAAAAGCCATGGCCTCCGGAGTCGGCTTTGCAACATTTTCTGGCAGGTTTTAGTGGTCGAACCAAACTACATACTCGTCTCCCGACTTCCATCTTTTCATTATTAATAATCTCACTTCTTTTTAACTCAAACACaggtttaaattttaaagacaatattgttataaaaataattacgacaaaatagacaaaaaaagataataataaaaattcataattaaatttttaacaactCTGATCAACATACGAATTTTGAATGTATTAAAATAAGactttttttcattattaataGCACTACTAAAAAGAGGTAAAGTAAAGTAGTTTTATTTAATACCTAAAAGGTTTTTTTATGTTTGGAAAcgtattttattattaatgaCACTACTAAAAAAATAGTGAAGTAACGtagttttatttaataactaaaaagtTTTGTTATGTTTGGAAATGTATTTCATTATTAATgatactatttaaaaaaaaaagtgaagtaacataaaaagttttttttatgtttggaaATGTATTCTATTATTAATGACACTGTTAAGAAAAAAAGGTTAAGTAacgtaattttatttaatacctaaaaagtttttttttttatgttttgaaatgtatTCTATTATTAATCACACTAATAAAAAATGGTGGAGTAacgtaattttatttaatacctaaaatgtttttttttatgtttggaaatgtatttttttattaatgagactattaaaaaatgtaaagtaacgtagttttttatttaataactttttttttatgtttggaaATGTATTCTATTATTAATGACActattaaaaaaaagtgaagtaaCGTAGTTTTATTtaatacctaatttttttttaatctttggaAATGTATTCCATTATTAAAAAAGTGAAGTAACGtagttttatttaatacttaaaaaGTTTCTTTTTTAATACAATAGGTTAGTGTTTGGTATattagtaatatttttttattatacaagTAATCTTAAAAATTGTCATTATctctttttcaaatatttatttttttaaaattttactatatcaagacacttatcaaccctGGCTCGACTTGTAGAGTGTAAAAACTCCATTAACAATGTAccaaatattatttcataatattaataTGAGATATACTTCATGTCCATTTTACAATCCATATTCAGGGTTCTTAGTTGCCCCTCGCAACAATATTGTATTCAATGATCGAAATTGAGTCATTTCCTTAAGAGTGCAATGTGTCCCAACCACTTGTTGGTCAAATGTTATGATTTTCATTTATATGCAtgtaattttttagatttatcaaaaaataataataataataaacataaatacCTTCAAAATTGTtgcaggccaattttggcctaccACAAATTGAACCAATttacaaccaaaaaaaaaaccaccTAATTTATCCAAACCTCAATTAGCCCACATCCATCTAAATTAACTCAACTACCcaaactcaaattaaaaaaaatataaaaattcctaGCCCAATAATATAgcccaaattagaaaaaaaaagaagggaaaacctaaccctagcctcaactttcggtgccacttgcctCTGACAACCCTACCAGTCATTTCCATACCTTGCAAAAAGTAAAGCAAACAAGCAAgacaaaaaaaatagcaaaagtagtaataaaaaaacttgtaaaatggctataaaaagccaagcaaaaagaaaaaagggggagaatttttttagttttgatttcCTTTGACTGTTGTtctgtttttgaaaaaaagaaaaagactgtTAGACAAATGTATTGAAAATCAAAAAGCAAAACAACAGAAGAAAAAAGGTGGATTTTAATCTCTATTTCTCTTATTCCTTTagtttatttctttcctttttttgttttctttcgattcaatctcatagttttttattataaattatttttaaataaaaagaaaaaagaaaaatttacctGGATCTTGGTGCCCCTGACCACTGTCGACGGTGGAAGCCCCGGCAGCTTCAAAGAGACACAATGACGGCGACAAAAATGGGTTTAGAAACCTTAACCGAAAAAGGGGAAAGGAGGTGGGGTGTTCTTTGTTTGCTTAAACAAAAatgaagtaaataataaaaaataaaaaaataacaaagatgAAATGGAGTCACAAATACTAGGCCAAGCATGTTTCTGCTTTTGGGACAAATTGTGTAAATGGTCTCTCCTCCTTTCTGGTCATTTCAAATCAGCTCATTGTTACTTTTAAATTCCgcccaaaatattattttaattacattttagtactggtTGGAGTGGCACCGTTTTGATGGTATGGGAATATTCCCAATTCGGTCCTCCACTTTTGTGCGTATTTCATTTcagtctctttttttttgtttattcatCTGTTTGTTACATTATATCCCTCACATATATATTAAGGACTTTAATGCTTACTTTCTAAATATTTGTTGTTCTTATTATCTTcatttaaatatttgttattttatcatttttacgctgctaatatttatttatttgtctattcatctattatttatttccttttatatatTTCCCCGtatttccctttcattattttccttttactttactattattattatcatattattaaattaattagctttgcattattattactattactattatatttcttttatatttatttatctattccttttttttacatacatatattttactttgttttaccatttatttatatccctttatgattttaaaactttggttattattatattgttatttttctcaaccttcacatattattattattattgttattattattatttttactatctaatgtattattatacttatttttacccctgttatatttattattaatattagtatatattttattgtacgtatatatatacttttatatatagtattatttttatatatcattatatttattattatgcttattattttcactattgttacttattattttattttagtattattatgtattatttggtATACATACATCTTTCTGTACATAttgttattatacatatattattttattatggtattaatacatttttacttttttttcttttattgtaaatattatttgttattactctaatattttaatattatgttataaTGTTTTTTATTAATCACTTCATTATATCATGTTTGCaccgttttatttatttatgaatttttattttaaaaaaatagtttattcattttttcttcttctttttatttataaataaggcaacgtgccgatttaatattaagccattgatttcatcgctatgttgggtgaatatcatcggCTAGTGTTAAAAATGGGAcgtccttttttaaaaaaattgaaaaatttaaaaattctcgtgttttgaaataggatatttatttttgtgattatTGGTAAGTGatcaaactttatttttaaaatgtagaTGAGGATATgtaatttgtcaaaattttaatGCTGAAAACTTTTCGCGtttccaaaaattttcgtgttttaaaaaaaaattcggatcccaaaaattttcgtgttttcaaaattttcgtgttttaaaaaattctcgtttttcaatcggatcacggtTAAATgacaaattgaattcgtatttttgaaaatcaagacaacacatgtttaataaagataccaattttgggtgtcatgagggtgctaataccttcctcgtgcgtaaccgactcccgaaccctatttttctcaGGATTTTCGCGTAGACCCAAGTTTGGCCTTCGTTTTTGTTCAAGAATAaactttcttttctaaaaaagatgatttattaggtgtccgatcacacctagaaaaaagatcggtggcgactcctttttttttaaaccgaaattccattttcaaattttcaaataatcgcctcaattagcgaccgaaagcgAAATTTTTATGTCGCtacaaaaatgatattttttactttataaaataaatgagTAATTGATAATTTCCTAACAAAATTAAAACCCGATTGATAAAtgataccaactcaatcaatatatattacataatgtGAGATAATGTATTTAAGCACGCAGGGGATTCACAATCAAGTAGTACAATTTTATGTGAGTTGTTCATCATAATAAAGGGTTAAATATACTtaaagtcattaaattattaaaaaaactatattttgatcattcaatttaaaaaaaatacaaaaaagtcattgaataaattgaaagttattattgaagtgatttagtttgttttttaaaggtttaattaaATTGAGATATGAAGATAGGTGGAAACACATATTGGTATAGTCTAAGATAACATGTTGTCTTAAAACCTTTGAATGTAAGTGAAGCAGGTTTTGCATTAAGATATGGGAATTTGTTTGACAACATCCCCCAAACACGTTTatatcaagaaaaagaaaagggaaaaccaTGTTGGTATGAATTTCAAAACTTGAGAAGCTTAGACGAAAACTTtgaaatctttatgtttaaaactACAAAATAAGTGGTTTTCAAACTCAATAGTTAGTTCAACTGTTTAACTAACAGAGCAGTAAACAAAAATTATCTTGGTTAAGCCTCCTAAACTTTCATATATATCCACATAGAGATGCTAACCACTGGAGATCATGATATGTATTCCTATTCGTTGATTAGATTTTATTGTGAGGGAGTCATTCAGGTGATGCACTGTATGACATTTCTTGGCGGGTAAGACGTGGCCGGAGCTGGGCCTAGCTCATGCGCAAACGTAACTCCTCTTCTATAATTCCAATCTTTCCACTTTCTCACTAAAAATATTACTAGCTACCCAATCCATTCCCCCTCATTTTGGAACTTAGCCTCATTTGATGGgtatttgtattttctttttattctttttttgacCTTTGATTTATCACTCTTTGACTTCTAATAATTCAATATTTTGATATTTGGCTCCAACAAAactctttttttcaatttgttttatatgcatgaaaaatgatttctctttttctctaaacaaaatataataatatattctaTTTGATGTTATGAGTCAATCGGATattaattgagttaaaaaaatataaaaatatcttttcattttttaaaataaattatatatttgagggtattttagtttttttttaccttaaaaaGCCAATAAAAATTATGTATATGATAAAATTTGTACCCATACCAATTACAtctaaaaaaatccaaatttacaacttaatcaaaactttattttaatttactcataTATTATGCATACACGAAATTTTTGCATATTctataattttatgtataatgatattttaaaaagCAACGGTtataataacatgaaattttgaattgttttcttttaataaatGAATTGATTTGATATTCATATTTTGATTAAATCAAGAATGTTATCcttttataaagaaattttttaCATGAAATAAGTAATTagacacttatatatatatatattcaattttgacTTGCAAAATTTACAAGAACAAAACTTCGAACATAACGTTAAAAGGGAAAAAaccacattaaaaaaattaagaaatatacaAAATTATGTTACATATTCTAGTTTGGCatctcttttattttgattattaattttttatacaattattcatttatttatcataaataaaaccatgaaattttaaaatcataaaagaaagttgaattcaattaaaagagaGAGACTAAACGATCATCTACGTTATAAATGTGGATATTGTATGTGACAACATGCATCATTATGGAATATGTCGTTGCCTTCACGTATATGCTATTTTTGTAAAGAGAAAGGGCATTTTTCTTTGCAGttgaaatattctaaaattttttaactaaaatatcAAGCCATTCATGTAACGGAgattatttcatacatcattATAAGTGTAATTAGTTTTACTTATATTGTTTAGTTGAATTGGTATTTTATAAAATAGATTCAATCCAgatgaaaatttatcaaaatttatttttttataaaataataaatatttatatgagagtatttttacttttttacattttataaaaatatttaaaaaataaatattcataatcGGATTTGAACTtaaacattataatttttaacttaatcaattttatttttttataaatgttatattttttaaaatatttgcaaCTTAAGTTCAAGTCACATCATTTGTAAAACTAATTTTTTCTTGAGTTTAAACTATGAGTGAGTATTGGTACAATggtaaagtattttttttttaattccacaaacaacttaaaaaattaacatgtgtcttttttctttaaatatctattttgtaatattttattgaCCGCTATAAGATATTTGTCAACGCCCTAACTCTATTAATTAACGGAGTTTAAAAACTCCATTAATagtatatcaaatattttttcttaaattatttgtataaaaatataaaatcatttttataaaaaaattgttattctCTTGAAAAATATTTCCTAATTAAATTACAAGTCGTGAGAGCAAAGAAGGATTAATAGAGTAGAAATGCAAAAACTGGAAAAGAATGGAGTGTTGTTGAAACCGTATCGGAAAATGTAAGCAAAGCCATGGGTTTCAAACATTGTTCAAATCCCCTAATTCTGAAATCATTGTTTGAAACCTGCTAAAAATCCGGCTCCTCTATTTTCTTCTCATTCACAGTCTGGTCTGCGATTTTGAAAGAGGAGGTGCTATGGGAAGAAAAGAACATCAATTTCTTTTTAAAGTTTGTGGCAAATAACTATGTCTGTATGTACTGGCCAAATCAGCCACGTAATACAAGTGTCAATTATCAAAGTTGCACTAAATGGAGTAAGTAGTTGCCGTCAACCGACGAAAAACGAACGATTGAAattaagtacaaaaatatttCGTATTAAACACTAATACAAAAGAAAGTTTTCTTAACTCatgcttaattattatttaataattagaaatatttttgtttaaatgttataatcatataaaatattaatatatcatcttttatagtttttatgaataaagtaatatttagtcactaatttaatAACTTTTTCTTAATATAGTTTCTGAAATTTTTTAGTCCACCCTCACTTCTAAAAATAGACATTTATTTCCTAATTTGAtctataaatttaaatttcaagtgtGATGAACTAActctataaaatttaaatatatataattatctatACGAGCttgttgtaaataaataaatatttatattttattagtaaATTCCATGaacaaagttatatatatttgcttttttatgttatttttatttcatctttttaattcaTAAAGTGGTAACTTTGATACCATTTTATTTGCACATagcttatatataaatatttataataaagtgACATTTACTTcctaattataatttatttcctAATTATCTATACGAGCTTgttgtaaataaatatattttattagtaaattagATGAGcaaagttatttatatatatatatatgcctttttatgttttttttaattaataaagaaaaagatgaatgttttcaatttcatcacaggGCTTTGACTTTTCTCATTCGTGGAAACCCTCGTCGGTCAAAGGCTTAAACATCAAATGTaaatcatgaatatatatatatattctttaaagtcacatcatttgtaaataaatatattcattaaaatatCCAAAAGAAAATTTCCACTTGTCCACTGTCCAGACTCTGTAATAAGAAAgggtatataatatattttattcctATGGTGGATGCTAACGCTCCACGATTCGTGCTCACATCACTCATTAAACAATTAGACCTCAACactctcaatttttatttttattttaaatttaagtcagaactttatattttatattaaatgttACTATGAAGAATTCAAAGTTAacataataaatttgaattttaacttaaaattatttttaaatttttatcattaaatatttacatattttaagaGTTAAAATGAAGTTAATGGCATATGTAAAAGTCAACAACAGTGTGGAAGGCTGATGCAGATGAGTCAAAAGGATCCTGGGTGGAGGGAAGTGATTGGGCAGAATCTGAATATATCGGACCGTGTATGTTTAAACCACATAAGGGAGAAAACACCAACAGTGACCTATATTTGACAAAGACAAATTTATATATCGGACCGTGTTTGTTTAAACCGCATAAGGGCGAAAACACCAACAGTGACCTATATTTGACAAAGACAATTAATCACGCTGGTCGGCGAAAccaatttatatttaatacatatttttacaaCTTAAATGATGTtaacttaatcaaaatttattatcttTATATTAAGTTTAGAGTTGGAATAAGaacaattctattttttttataagtatatataaatatattaggtatattatTCATTTGCAGCAAAAGACAGGATAGATACAAAatagcaaattttttttttaaaagaaaagtttGAAAAAGATCGAAGACTATGAAAACATACAAACTGACCAAGGGGTGGAGCAAATAGTCAAAACTCCGACATTCTGGAACTCCGTTTTCTTCTATAAATACCCACTTCATTCGCTTCGTTGAACATCAAAATCATACGTGTATTCTTAAGTTGCTCTATAGCCAAAAGAGCTAGCCTGCTAGAGATCGATAGAGATCTTTTGTAACCAAAAAAAATGGGGATTTTGAAGCTATCCCAAGCTTTTATGAGCATGGCCATGGTGGCTTTTCTTGTTTATTTGCTGTTGAGATTGCTATTCTCTTGCTGGATTCTGCCCATTCGAGCTTACCGCAAGATCAAGAAGAATGGGTTTGAAGGTCCAACTCCTAGTTTTCCTCTAGGAAATATTACAGACATGAAAAATACTAAGAATTATGTTAATGATTCCTTACTTAGATCCTCTGCAGCTATTTCCCATGATATACACTCCACTGTGTTTCCTTACTTTGCTCGGTGGCAAAAGACTCATGGTCAGTCTTCGCTAtctttcatatatataaacaaaatgaatacccttagtttgttaaatgattttatatatttatatctgGTTGGGTTGCAGGAAAAGTGTTCATCTACTGGCTGGGGACTGAGCCATTTTTATACATTGCTGAGCCAGAGTTCCTTAAGAAAATGTCATCGGGAGTGCTGGGTAAGAACTGGGGAAAACCCAGTGTGTTTAGGCGTGATAGAAAGGCTATGTTCGGAAGAAGCGGATTGGTGATGGTTGAAGGAGAGGATTGGGTTCGTCATCGCCATGTTATTACTCCTGCATTCTCCCCAGCTAACTTGAAGGTCTCTCTCCTTTTACCACTCTCATACTATTACTCTAATCCACTACGTTATTCTTGGCTTTCAAACAAACATTCCAACTGGACTAAAGCCAGGGTTACTGGGTGTACCATCCACTTAACTTCATTTTATGCTTGATGATAATGTAGGCCATGGCAAGCTTGATGGTGGAACCGGCCACTAATATGCTAAACAGGTGGACTACCTTAATAAGTTGTGGTCAAGCTGAAATCGATGTTGAAAGAGAAATCACAACAACGGCAGGGGAGATCATTGCAAGGACAAGCTTCGGCTTGAGCCACCAAAACGGCAATAAAGTGTTTGAGAAATTGAGAGCCGCGCAAACCACACTTTTCAACTCCAACCGCTATGTGGGTGTTCCTTTCAGCAAATGGATTTGCCCTAAGAAAAACCTCGAAGCCACAAAACTTGGCCACGAAATAGATCAACTCCTTTTATCCATCATCCACGCTCGTAAGCAGTCTTGGGATGGATCCCCTCAGAAGGACTTGCTGGGTTTATTGATGGAAGGCAGCCACCTCGACGGCCGGTCCGGGAAGAGCTTAACCGCTAGGGAGCTTGTTGATGAGTGCAAGACTTTCTTCTTCGGTGGCCATGAAACCACTGCATTGGCTCTCACTTGGACCTTGCTGCTTTTGTCCTTGCATCCCCAGTGGCAATACCAATTGAGGGAGGAAATTAAACAAGTGATTGGAGATGAGGAGATCGACTTTACTCGATTTGCCCACTTAAAGAAGGTACCttgttgatttattttatatACCAATGTGATCTAACTCTTTTGATGCTCTCCAAAGTAACAACTCATTATTTTAACgttaccctaaaccaaaaacaaagaagaaagcaAACG
This window of the Gossypium hirsutum isolate 1008001.06 chromosome A09, Gossypium_hirsutum_v2.1, whole genome shotgun sequence genome carries:
- the LOC107930211 gene encoding cytokinin hydroxylase encodes the protein MGILKLSQAFMSMAMVAFLVYLLLRLLFSCWILPIRAYRKIKKNGFEGPTPSFPLGNITDMKNTKNYVNDSLLRSSAAISHDIHSTVFPYFARWQKTHGKVFIYWLGTEPFLYIAEPEFLKKMSSGVLGKNWGKPSVFRRDRKAMFGRSGLVMVEGEDWVRHRHVITPAFSPANLKAMASLMVEPATNMLNRWTTLISCGQAEIDVEREITTTAGEIIARTSFGLSHQNGNKVFEKLRAAQTTLFNSNRYVGVPFSKWICPKKNLEATKLGHEIDQLLLSIIHARKQSWDGSPQKDLLGLLMEGSHLDGRSGKSLTARELVDECKTFFFGGHETTALALTWTLLLLSLHPQWQYQLREEIKQVIGDEEIDFTRFAHLKKMEWVMKEVLRLYSPAPNAQRQAREDIKVDELVIPNGTNIWIDVVALHHDPTIWGGDVNEFRPERFKDDSLYGGCKHKMGFLPFGFGGRMCVGRNLTMMEYKVVLTLMLRRFSFSISPNYRHSPSIMLSLRPKFGLPLIVKPL